A genomic region of Campylobacter sp. MG1 contains the following coding sequences:
- a CDS encoding ABC transporter permease, with protein MVGNNFFTTQVKKSICFSKQRLLIIIIAIFMGTAVSNAFLNVYFDIDNKMSKELKSYGANMILSAKNSDYVDIEDVINIKKEINSNKLLAFSPYLYFTPSYSSRQILVAGVNFDEFKKINKFLTILKGNLSPNEYSKSDSIYLGVDLANTLDKKLNSKLILNYKHNDKVIEKTFIVKGIFSSGDEIDAMAFINLEEAKEFSGIFKYSYVSLIVDDDFENLNTLSESINNKNAELKTIPSVSMKEGAILEKIKGLMFLISIVILIISSTSVNNTLSSIIFSRKKEISLHIALGANKNHIIKLFASEVFILTLIASLLGSVGGYLLAQLLGSIIFNASIDFRFSAFIIAILISFLFAAFAAFFPIRKALSIDIVDNLRGE; from the coding sequence ATGGTAGGAAATAATTTTTTCACAACTCAGGTTAAAAAAAGCATATGCTTTTCTAAACAAAGATTATTAATTATTATTATAGCTATTTTTATGGGGACTGCTGTATCTAACGCTTTTTTAAATGTATATTTTGATATTGACAATAAAATGAGTAAAGAGCTTAAAAGTTATGGTGCTAATATGATTTTAAGTGCAAAAAATAGTGATTATGTAGATATTGAAGATGTTATAAATATTAAAAAAGAAATAAATTCTAATAAACTCTTAGCATTTTCACCATATTTATACTTTACTCCTAGCTATTCAAGTAGGCAGATATTAGTTGCTGGTGTTAATTTTGATGAATTTAAAAAAATTAATAAATTTCTAACTATTTTAAAAGGAAATTTAAGTCCTAATGAATATTCAAAAAGCGATAGTATATATCTTGGTGTTGATTTAGCTAATACGCTTGATAAAAAACTTAATTCTAAATTAATTTTAAATTACAAACATAATGATAAGGTTATTGAAAAAACTTTTATAGTAAAGGGTATATTCTCAAGTGGTGATGAAATTGATGCTATGGCTTTTATAAATTTAGAAGAAGCTAAGGAATTTTCAGGAATTTTTAAATATTCTTATGTGTCCTTAATAGTTGATGATGATTTTGAAAATTTAAATACTTTAAGTGAAAGCATAAATAATAAAAATGCAGAACTTAAAACTATTCCTAGTGTTAGTATGAAAGAAGGAGCTATTTTAGAAAAGATTAAAGGTCTTATGTTTTTAATATCTATTGTTATTTTAATAATAAGTTCTACTAGCGTTAATAACACACTTAGTTCTATTATTTTTTCAAGAAAAAAAGAAATTTCATTACACATAGCTTTAGGTGCAAATAAAAATCATATTATAAAATTATTTGCTAGCGAAGTTTTTATACTTACTTTAATTGCTTCGTTATTAGGCTCGGTTGGCGGTTATTTACTAGCACAACTTTTAGGTTCTATTATTTTTAATGCTAGTATTGATTTTAGATTTAGTGCTTTTATAATAGCAATTTTAATTTCATTTTTATTTGCTGCATTTGCTGCATTTTTTCCTATAAGAAAAGCC
- a CDS encoding DUF4006 family protein, translating into MDNQSRNLFGLNGITGMLIATVLLLSILAFLVTWSVKVQQKEIRNTYKLEKIEDVKMFENRALEDFRKDVK; encoded by the coding sequence ATGGATAATCAAAGCAGAAATTTATTCGGTTTAAATGGAATTACTGGGATGTTAATAGCTACTGTTTTGCTATTATCTATTTTAGCATTTTTGGTTACTTGGTCTGTGAAAGTTCAACAAAAAGAAATAAGAAATACATATAAATTAGAAAAAATTGAAGATGTAAAAATGTTTGAAAATAGGGCTTTAGAAGACTTTAGAAAGGATGTTAAATGA
- a CDS encoding Fe-S-containing protein: MSIYFMHLFLEAFVISFFVAFVGKNNSVFKVLISALVGFIFGYIAFYIINYEKQNKIGLIIADSILIVSLIMVFLRNFKIISFISSILLTFACSIRYFLMSSNFPIFESNLLDTQGVFNFAFILLAIFVCFVFFISFTYSTKHSKSKLNLFIAIILALMFINECLAELALYGMKTRSLGVLSDSDLLLSYIGKSKHYVEFYYYICLILAIIYVGLCLKLRPKFREKRCDFDIEYRKNKHLINTINIHFSITFLLSVVSFLVIIYYDLVASKPISIDEPLVITPKSKDYFEFNLQEVSDGKLHRYAYISSSGKKIRFFIINRFKGKITPVAVFDSCMICGDLGYILQNDELICVACNVRLFLPSVGKAGGCNPIPLEYEIDEKNNKFLIKISEIINGENYFSEIVEVEVIDPVNGDKFINLKAKKSYMYNGINYYFSTDKSYEEFKQNPDKYVSTSDIVPFRINGYQS; the protein is encoded by the coding sequence ATGAGTATATATTTTATGCATTTATTTCTTGAAGCCTTTGTGATTAGTTTTTTCGTAGCGTTTGTAGGTAAGAATAATTCAGTTTTTAAAGTTTTAATCTCAGCATTAGTTGGTTTTATTTTTGGATATATTGCTTTTTATATAATTAATTATGAAAAACAAAATAAAATAGGTTTGATAATAGCTGATAGTATTTTAATTGTTTCACTTATAATGGTGTTTTTAAGAAATTTTAAAATTATTAGTTTTATTAGTTCAATTTTATTAACATTTGCTTGTTCTATTAGATATTTTTTGATGAGTTCAAATTTTCCTATATTTGAGTCTAATTTATTAGATACTCAAGGGGTATTTAATTTTGCATTTATATTATTAGCGATTTTTGTTTGTTTTGTGTTTTTTATTAGCTTTACATATTCAACTAAACATTCAAAGTCAAAATTAAATTTGTTTATAGCCATTATTTTAGCTTTGATGTTTATAAATGAATGTCTAGCTGAATTAGCACTTTATGGAATGAAAACTAGAAGCTTAGGTGTTTTAAGTGATAGTGATTTGTTGTTAAGCTATATTGGTAAAAGTAAACATTATGTTGAATTTTATTATTATATTTGTTTAATTTTAGCTATTATTTATGTTGGATTATGTTTAAAATTGCGTCCAAAATTTAGAGAAAAAAGGTGTGATTTTGATATAGAATATAGAAAAAATAAACACTTAATTAATACGATTAATATTCATTTTAGTATTACATTTTTATTGAGCGTTGTATCTTTTTTAGTAATTATTTATTATGATTTAGTAGCTTCAAAACCTATATCAATAGATGAGCCTTTAGTAATTACACCTAAGAGTAAAGATTATTTTGAATTTAATTTACAAGAAGTTAGTGATGGTAAACTTCATAGATATGCCTATATCTCAAGTTCAGGTAAAAAAATAAGATTTTTTATTATCAATCGTTTTAAAGGTAAGATTACACCTGTTGCTGTTTTTGATTCTTGTATGATTTGCGGTGATTTAGGCTATATTTTACAAAATGATGAATTAATTTGTGTAGCTTGTAATGTGAGATTATTTTTACCAAGTGTTGGTAAAGCTGGTGGATGTAATCCTATCCCGCTTGAATATGAAATAGATGAGAAAAATAATAAATTTTTAATTAAAATCAGTGAAATTATTAATGGAGAAAATTATTTTAGTGAGATTGTAGAAGTTGAAGTAATAGACCCCGTTAATGGAGATAAATTTATAAATTTAAAAGCTAAAAAATCATATATGTATAATGGAATAAATTATTATTTTAGCACTGATAAAAGTTATGAGGAATTTAAACAAAATCCAGATAAATATGTAAGCACAAGTGATATTGTTCCTTTTAGAATAAATGGATATCAAAGTTAA
- a CDS encoding FTR1 family iron permease, translating to MKRLLFVIFVLISSLIARDDVDYFKEKDLIIEKLNKGLEAYKKGDAKTARQLASEAYFQHFENMEGPIGRNIGRKGYLMERKFTNLRGYYGRGENIGKIEALIDGLIFDLEEVTPVIQNGFKIVAVASDPNYDKAKAEMNARENLLKTCIEGEMMFGADENSAKTKCEEQKAAELAHLSKEASGEITKPTMQKEVYDSLEDLQAAAAIDPKLQYVYDLLSEKFDEAIQYNKQGEFTKAADTIGVAREEIYINTNIEILINATKNLNMRSKLRSFGSDIREGKVTESDMRARSEEILDSIFDVMTKIDASNLDKLKLVGYVDETKNVDYTQVATDIKIALNKIVQDYETMGEKASIDALQNIYLDIFEAKGMESKIGAVNSNIKLEIEAKFTKGTALIKSKASKDELIANFDELNKLIESQLDKINDTSVWFLFISSLTIILREGLEALIIVVAIISYIIQSGNKDRLNIAYSALGSGVVLSFITAFIVSYFIKNSGQSRELIEGVTMLIAVVLLFYVGFWLLSNARNKKYASNLKEQARLAITNGSAKTLWWTVFLAVFREGAETILFYQALLIDSGSGAGLSAVLGGLALGIVILVVLYFLLKAGAIRIPIKQFFLITSIIIFYMCFAFTGKGIMELVEGKVLTPHLIPMQFESITWLGLYPYYESLVLQAIILVLLIGGVVYMQIKSKEKQ from the coding sequence GTGAAAAGATTATTATTTGTTATTTTTGTACTCATCAGTTCATTAATAGCTAGAGATGATGTTGATTATTTCAAGGAAAAAGATTTAATTATAGAAAAGCTAAATAAAGGTTTAGAAGCCTATAAAAAAGGTGATGCAAAAACTGCAAGACAACTTGCAAGTGAAGCTTATTTTCAACATTTTGAAAATATGGAAGGTCCTATTGGAAGAAATATTGGTAGAAAAGGCTATTTGATGGAGAGAAAATTTACCAATCTTCGTGGTTATTATGGGCGTGGAGAAAATATAGGCAAAATTGAAGCTTTAATAGATGGTTTGATATTTGATTTAGAAGAAGTAACGCCAGTTATACAAAATGGCTTTAAAATAGTTGCAGTAGCATCTGATCCAAATTATGATAAAGCAAAAGCTGAAATGAATGCAAGAGAGAATTTATTAAAAACTTGCATTGAAGGTGAGATGATGTTTGGAGCAGATGAAAATAGTGCAAAAACTAAATGTGAAGAACAAAAAGCAGCAGAATTAGCCCATCTTAGCAAAGAAGCAAGTGGAGAAATCACAAAACCAACTATGCAAAAAGAAGTTTATGATAGTTTAGAAGACCTTCAAGCAGCAGCTGCGATTGACCCGAAATTACAATATGTATATGATTTATTAAGTGAGAAATTTGACGAAGCTATTCAATACAATAAGCAAGGAGAATTTACAAAAGCAGCTGATACAATTGGCGTTGCAAGAGAAGAAATATATATAAATACAAATATTGAAATTCTAATAAATGCAACAAAAAATCTTAATATGAGAAGCAAGTTAAGAAGTTTTGGCAGTGATATTCGCGAAGGAAAAGTAACTGAAAGCGATATGAGAGCTAGAAGTGAAGAGATATTAGATTCTATATTTGATGTAATGACTAAAATAGATGCTAGTAATTTAGATAAATTAAAATTAGTTGGATATGTTGATGAGACTAAGAATGTAGATTATACTCAAGTTGCAACTGATATTAAAATAGCTTTAAATAAAATAGTTCAAGACTATGAAACAATGGGAGAAAAAGCAAGTATTGATGCTCTTCAAAATATATATTTAGACATTTTTGAAGCAAAAGGAATGGAGAGTAAAATTGGTGCTGTTAATTCAAATATAAAGCTTGAAATAGAAGCAAAATTTACTAAAGGAACAGCACTAATTAAAAGTAAGGCTTCTAAAGATGAGTTAATTGCTAATTTTGATGAGTTAAACAAATTAATTGAAAGTCAGTTAGATAAAATCAATGATACAAGTGTTTGGTTTTTATTTATATCATCACTTACTATTATTTTAAGAGAAGGTTTAGAAGCTTTAATAATAGTAGTTGCAATAATTTCATATATTATTCAAAGTGGTAATAAAGACAGATTAAATATAGCTTATTCAGCACTTGGTAGTGGTGTTGTTTTATCATTTATCACTGCTTTTATAGTTTCATATTTTATTAAAAATTCAGGACAAAGTAGAGAGCTAATAGAAGGTGTAACAATGCTAATTGCTGTTGTTTTATTATTTTATGTTGGCTTTTGGCTACTTAGTAATGCAAGAAATAAAAAATATGCAAGTAATTTAAAAGAGCAAGCAAGATTAGCTATTACAAATGGAAGTGCTAAAACATTATGGTGGACCGTGTTTTTAGCAGTATTTAGAGAAGGTGCTGAAACAATATTATTTTATCAAGCATTATTGATTGATTCTGGTTCTGGTGCTGGACTTAGTGCTGTTTTAGGTGGTTTAGCTCTTGGTATTGTTATATTAGTAGTTTTATATTTCTTACTTAAAGCTGGTGCAATTAGAATTCCTATAAAACAATTTTTCTTAATAACCTCAATCATTATTTTTTATATGTGTTTTGCTTTTACAGGCAAAGGGATTATGGAACTTGTTGAGGGCAAGGTCTTAACTCCACATCTCATACCAATGCAATTTGAAAGCATTACTTGGTTAGGATTATATCCTTATTATGAGAGCTTAGTTTTACAGGCAATAATCCTCGTCCTATTAATAGGAGGAGTTGTTTATATGCAAATCAAATCAAAGGAGAAACAATGA
- a CDS encoding cytochrome c oxidase, cbb3-type, CcoQ subunit produces MNVGELVYYQGHAYFFLIVFLTVGLYMYIVHLYKTQREGKRDYEKYAKLALDDDIDSSLLENRRKL; encoded by the coding sequence ATGAATGTAGGTGAACTTGTTTATTATCAAGGACATGCATATTTTTTTCTTATAGTTTTTTTAACCGTAGGTTTATATATGTATATAGTACATTTATATAAAACTCAAAGAGAAGGTAAGAGAGATTATGAAAAATATGCTAAGTTAGCATTAGATGATGATATTGATTCATCTTTATTAGAAAATAGGAGAAAGTTATGA
- a CDS encoding sodium-dependent transporter: MRRQTWTSRFTYILTVAGATIGFGATWRFPYMVGENGGGAYVLLFIIAMFLVGVPIILVENVIGRRAHKNSVDAFGGEVNGKKINELWKIVGYAGLFGSYAIMAYYMVLGAWVITYILNIFYSIFGFNGFDLSNVVTADITSDFYTKNIEQNPLMISIYTFLFVFINWFILRRGVIDGIEKFVKYLMPLLFLCLIAMLIRNVTLDGALEGIKFYLYPDFSKITPSIFLYVIGQVFFALSLGFGVMITLSSHLDKKEDLLKTAIITGIVNTLVAVLAGFMIFPSLFSFGLSPDAGPSLVFKTLPIVFSHMHFGNFFAIVFFILLLTAALTTSLPIYQVIISVLEEKFKISKNTSINLVLGGIFILGNVPALLSYGVLDNVLIYGRNIFDTFDFISGNILFVITSLLCVFFVAFVLKKDEAIREISNNYELKNPLYKAWFYYIKYFIPVVIIVIFISGFENLKSYILGFFN; this comes from the coding sequence ATGCGTAGACAGACTTGGACAAGTAGATTTACATATATTTTAACTGTTGCAGGTGCTACTATTGGATTTGGAGCTACTTGGAGATTTCCTTATATGGTAGGAGAAAATGGTGGTGGTGCTTATGTTTTATTATTTATCATAGCTATGTTTTTAGTTGGTGTTCCTATTATTTTAGTTGAGAATGTAATAGGAAGACGAGCTCATAAAAATAGTGTAGATGCCTTTGGTGGTGAAGTAAATGGTAAAAAAATTAATGAATTATGGAAAATAGTTGGTTATGCTGGACTTTTTGGAAGTTACGCTATTATGGCATATTATATGGTTTTAGGTGCTTGGGTTATAACATATATCTTAAATATTTTTTATTCAATATTTGGATTTAATGGATTTGATTTAAGTAATGTTGTTACCGCTGATATTACTAGTGATTTTTATACGAAAAATATAGAACAAAATCCTTTAATGATAAGTATTTATACATTTCTTTTTGTTTTTATAAATTGGTTTATTTTAAGAAGAGGTGTTATTGATGGTATTGAAAAATTTGTAAAATATTTAATGCCATTATTATTTTTATGTTTAATCGCTATGCTTATTAGAAATGTTACTTTAGATGGAGCTTTAGAAGGGATTAAATTTTATTTATATCCTGATTTTAGTAAGATTACACCTAGCATATTTTTGTATGTTATAGGACAGGTATTTTTTGCTTTATCGCTTGGATTTGGTGTTATGATAACTTTATCTAGTCATTTAGATAAAAAAGAAGATTTATTAAAAACAGCGATTATTACAGGTATTGTAAATACTCTTGTAGCAGTTTTAGCAGGATTTATGATATTTCCTTCATTATTTTCTTTCGGATTAAGTCCTGATGCTGGTCCATCATTGGTATTTAAAACCTTGCCTATAGTGTTTTCACATATGCATTTTGGAAATTTCTTTGCTATAGTGTTTTTTATTTTATTATTAACAGCTGCACTTACTACGAGTTTGCCTATTTATCAAGTAATTATTTCTGTATTAGAAGAAAAATTTAAAATTTCAAAAAATACATCAATTAATTTAGTTTTAGGTGGAATTTTTATATTAGGAAATGTTCCAGCTTTATTAAGCTATGGGGTACTTGATAATGTTTTAATTTATGGAAGAAATATTTTTGATACATTTGATTTTATTAGTGGGAATATTTTATTTGTAATTACTTCATTACTTTGTGTTTTCTTTGTTGCATTTGTATTGAAAAAAGATGAAGCTATAAGAGAAATTAGCAATAATTACGAGCTTAAAAATCCACTTTATAAAGCTTGGTTTTATTATATAAAATACTTTATTCCTGTTGTAATTATTGTAATTTTTATAAGTGGTTTTGAGAATTTAAAATCATATATTTTGGGATTTTTTAATTAG
- a CDS encoding ABC transporter permease, giving the protein MFLRIIKKSIFGNVTQKLLSFATIFLACLLLSCMLNITMGVGNELTKELRNYGANISVVPQGSALSIEVGNKTFKPFESKNYLELKDLHKIKEIFWRNNIIAFAPFKDYKAKYQGKEIKILGTYFNKNIPIDGEDDYTTGILGLFPFWKSDMNFVDDENKEIQANIGTEFANTFGLKSGDEIDVEFESGVKKIKIVGIINNLGDYDNKLIINIDKLNEIIGDDATYERAEVSALTIPENDLAIRARHDKDSLDSVEFDKWYCTAYVSSIAYQIEEDYKGASAKAVSKVADAESSIVKKIQGLMGIIFLISLVVASVAQASLINSDVYRRSKEIGLLKALGANNLQIYLIFMVDYLCVSLVASVFGSIFGFFVSDLIALNIFSHSISYNFIIIFICMFFASLIAIFGSLLATKNFIKLEIVEVLYGRK; this is encoded by the coding sequence ATGTTTTTAAGAATTATAAAAAAGTCAATTTTTGGTAATGTAACTCAAAAACTCCTTAGTTTTGCTACTATTTTTTTAGCTTGTTTGCTACTTTCTTGTATGTTAAATATTACTATGGGTGTAGGTAATGAACTTACAAAGGAATTAAGAAATTATGGAGCTAATATTAGTGTGGTACCACAAGGTTCAGCACTTAGCATAGAAGTTGGAAATAAAACTTTTAAACCATTTGAAAGTAAGAATTATTTAGAACTTAAAGATTTACACAAGATAAAAGAAATTTTTTGGAGAAATAACATAATAGCTTTTGCTCCATTTAAGGATTATAAGGCTAAATATCAAGGAAAAGAGATAAAAATTTTAGGTACTTATTTTAATAAAAATATCCCTATAGATGGCGAAGATGATTATACTACAGGGATTTTAGGACTATTTCCTTTTTGGAAAAGTGATATGAATTTTGTAGATGATGAAAATAAAGAAATTCAAGCAAATATAGGGACTGAATTTGCTAATACTTTTGGTTTAAAAAGTGGTGATGAAATTGATGTTGAATTTGAATCAGGCGTAAAAAAAATAAAAATAGTAGGTATTATTAATAATTTAGGTGATTATGATAATAAATTAATAATAAATATTGATAAATTGAATGAGATTATAGGTGATGATGCTACATACGAAAGAGCTGAAGTTTCAGCACTTACAATTCCTGAAAATGATTTAGCTATTAGAGCAAGGCATGATAAAGATAGCCTTGATTCAGTTGAATTTGATAAATGGTATTGTACCGCTTATGTTAGTTCAATCGCTTATCAAATAGAAGAAGATTACAAAGGAGCAAGTGCAAAAGCCGTTAGTAAAGTAGCAGATGCTGAAAGCTCTATCGTTAAAAAAATTCAAGGTTTAATGGGAATAATATTTTTAATATCTTTAGTTGTTGCTAGTGTTGCACAAGCATCTCTTATAAATAGTGATGTTTATAGGCGTTCAAAAGAAATAGGATTATTAAAAGCTTTAGGTGCAAATAATTTACAAATATATTTGATATTTATGGTTGATTATTTATGTGTTAGTTTAGTTGCTAGTGTGTTTGGGAGTATTTTCGGATTTTTTGTAAGTGATTTAATTGCCTTGAATATTTTTTCTCATAGCATAAGTTATAATTTTATCATTATATTTATATGTATGTTTTTTGCAAGTTTAATTGCTATATTTGGCTCATTACTTGCTACTAAGAATTTTATAAAACTTGAAATTGTTGAGGTGCTTTATGGTAGGAAATAA
- a CDS encoding c-type cytochrome produces the protein MKWLNLSDNVNLLSIIGASIIILVVLIVVGNMFRQMVATRKEKVELSEHNWDGIGEYKNPLPFGWAFMFVVLILFAVWYFLIGFPLGKYSSIGEYNVEVNDYNVKYKEKYANLNDEAKLNMGESVFLLNCAPCHGAEATGINGKAQDLTKWGSTEGILSVLANGSTGLGYGEMPAGLVEGDDAKAVATYVANGMQGEVGKDIFENTCVACHGENGEGMEGVAPALNHYAGVAFIKDVLSTGKAAPSDAGVKVIGTMPSFSAMLSEEQIDAVARYVSTLSKE, from the coding sequence ATGAAATGGTTAAATCTTTCTGATAATGTAAATTTATTATCTATTATTGGTGCATCTATTATAATTTTAGTTGTATTAATAGTAGTTGGTAATATGTTTAGACAAATGGTAGCAACTCGTAAAGAAAAAGTTGAGTTGAGTGAACATAATTGGGATGGAATAGGCGAATATAAAAATCCATTGCCATTTGGTTGGGCCTTTATGTTTGTAGTATTAATTTTATTTGCTGTTTGGTACTTTTTAATAGGATTTCCTCTCGGTAAATATTCTTCAATAGGCGAATATAATGTTGAGGTAAATGATTATAATGTTAAATATAAAGAAAAATATGCTAATTTAAACGATGAAGCTAAATTAAATATGGGTGAAAGTGTATTTTTATTAAATTGTGCACCTTGTCATGGAGCTGAAGCTACAGGAATCAATGGAAAAGCACAGGATTTAACAAAATGGGGAAGTACCGAAGGTATTTTAAGTGTATTAGCTAACGGTTCAACAGGACTTGGTTATGGAGAAATGCCAGCTGGTTTGGTTGAAGGAGATGATGCAAAAGCAGTTGCAACTTATGTGGCAAATGGAATGCAAGGCGAAGTTGGAAAAGATATTTTTGAAAATACTTGTGTAGCTTGTCACGGAGAAAATGGCGAAGGTATGGAAGGAGTTGCTCCTGCTTTAAATCACTATGCTGGTGTTGCATTTATTAAAGATGTTTTATCAACTGGTAAGGCTGCTCCAAGTGATGCCGGTGTTAAAGTTATAGGTACTATGCCTAGTTTTAGTGCAATGTTGAGTGAAGAACAAATTGATGCAGTTGCTCGTTATGTAAGCACATTATCAAAGGAGTAA
- a CDS encoding FixH family protein: MKNGRYWPYLIIGSIIFMVIVCVYTVYLSFDYPVDEDESYFLKYQEVEKNYANIKNIEEEFLKYFDINIMAEKTILDITKTQAFLIDNGISFKVNAKENLKTSDIQVKAKLTRPHTKKFDKLIDFKYDDKNELFYTNLDNLENGRWTLLIEFKINDLFKFYKLELCKNRCKQNN; the protein is encoded by the coding sequence TTGAAAAATGGAAGATATTGGCCTTATTTAATAATTGGTTCAATTATTTTTATGGTTATAGTTTGTGTTTATACTGTATATTTATCTTTTGATTACCCAGTTGATGAAGATGAAAGCTATTTTTTAAAATACCAAGAAGTAGAAAAAAATTATGCAAATATAAAGAACATAGAAGAAGAATTTTTAAAATATTTTGATATTAACATTATGGCTGAAAAAACTATTTTAGATATTACTAAGACCCAGGCTTTTTTAATAGATAATGGAATTAGCTTTAAGGTAAATGCAAAAGAAAATTTAAAAACTAGCGATATTCAAGTAAAAGCTAAATTAACAAGACCACATACTAAAAAGTTTGATAAATTAATTGATTTTAAATATGATGATAAAAATGAGTTGTTTTATACAAATTTAGATAATTTAGAAAATGGTAGATGGACATTATTGATAGAATTTAAAATTAATGATTTGTTTAAATTTTATAAATTAGAGCTTTGTAAGAATAGATGTAAACAAAATAATTAA
- the ccoO gene encoding cytochrome-c oxidase, cbb3-type subunit II, translating into MFSWLEKNPFFFAVVVFVVIAYAGIVEVLPAFAPNARPIENRKPYTALELAGRHVYIKESCNACHSQLIRPFKSETDRYGAYSKSGEYAYDRPFLWGSKRTGPDLMRVGNYRTTDWHENHMKKPVSVVPSSIMPEYPHLFKKNSDLETAYAEALTVKKVFNVPYDVEGSTKLGTYDEARKMMVEQATPIVDAMSDEEVKQAFEPCRANALDSKCEIKEIVALIAYLNSLK; encoded by the coding sequence ATGTTTAGTTGGTTAGAAAAAAATCCTTTCTTTTTTGCAGTTGTAGTTTTTGTTGTTATTGCGTATGCTGGTATAGTTGAGGTTTTACCTGCTTTTGCACCAAATGCAAGACCTATTGAAAATCGTAAGCCTTATACAGCATTAGAACTTGCAGGTCGTCATGTTTATATTAAAGAAAGCTGTAATGCATGTCACTCACAATTAATTCGTCCATTTAAATCAGAAACTGATAGATATGGTGCTTATTCTAAGAGTGGTGAATATGCTTATGATAGACCATTTTTATGGGGTTCAAAAAGAACTGGTCCTGATTTAATGAGAGTTGGTAATTATAGAACTACTGATTGGCATGAAAATCATATGAAAAAACCTGTTTCAGTGGTACCTAGTTCAATTATGCCTGAATACCCACATTTATTTAAAAAGAATTCAGATTTAGAGACAGCTTATGCTGAAGCTTTAACTGTTAAAAAAGTTTTCAATGTTCCTTATGATGTAGAAGGTAGTACAAAATTAGGAACCTATGATGAAGCTCGTAAAATGATGGTAGAACAAGCTACACCTATCGTTGATGCAATGAGCGATGAAGAAGTAAAACAAGCGTTTGAACCTTGCCGTGCAAATGCGCTTGATAGTAAATGTGAAATTAAAGAAATAGTTGCGTTGATTGCGTATTTAAATAGTCTTAAATAG
- a CDS encoding iron transporter yields MKKSLLSLVAGAFLASSVFAGEVEIPTIDGAESYKLHGMEIAAVYLQPIEMEPRGIDLAASLADIHLEADIHALKENPNGFPEGFWMPYLTIGYKLTNLDNGKTKVGKLMPMVADDGPHYGANIKMDTGIGNYELEFVIDNPEKQGFGRHVDKETGVDKWFDTFSVKYKFKYTGTPDK; encoded by the coding sequence ATGAAAAAATCATTGCTTAGTTTAGTAGCAGGTGCTTTTTTAGCGTCTTCAGTGTTTGCAGGAGAAGTTGAAATTCCTACAATTGATGGTGCAGAAAGCTATAAATTACACGGAATGGAAATAGCAGCTGTGTATCTTCAACCAATTGAAATGGAGCCAAGAGGTATTGATTTAGCAGCGTCTTTAGCTGATATTCACTTAGAAGCTGACATTCACGCTCTTAAAGAAAATCCAAATGGTTTTCCTGAAGGTTTTTGGATGCCATATCTTACAATTGGCTATAAATTAACTAACCTTGATAATGGTAAAACAAAAGTTGGAAAACTTATGCCAATGGTAGCTGATGATGGTCCTCACTATGGTGCAAATATTAAAATGGATACAGGAATTGGTAATTATGAATTAGAATTTGTAATTGATAATCCTGAAAAACAAGGTTTTGGTCGCCACGTAGATAAAGAAACAGGTGTTGATAAGTGGTTTGATACTTTTAGCGTTAAATATAAATTCAAATACACAGGAACACCTGATAAATAA